One genomic window of Dehalococcoidales bacterium includes the following:
- a CDS encoding MBL fold metallo-hydrolase: MNKETHRFKIGSFECMAVSDGTHTYAPPVFPPPASFLFTNAPRQRLEQALLEHNLQLENWVEWVSPYICLTVNTGEHLVLVDTGADGLGPDTGRLLQNLKTEGIAPEDIDTVILTHGHPDHIGGNTDTEGKPVFTTARYVIWRDEWDFWMSEQAELKLDEHSREVLLGYARKNLPPIQSQLSLVDHETEVLPGIQAIAAPGHTPGHMVLAISSEGEQLLCVSDTVLHPIHLEQPDWYAAVDLDPGQVEATRRRVLAKAATEKALVLAFHFPFPGLGHVFQKGKEWQWQPVETTS, from the coding sequence ATGAATAAGGAAACCCATAGATTCAAGATAGGCAGTTTCGAATGCATGGCCGTCAGTGATGGCACCCACACATACGCACCACCCGTCTTCCCACCCCCCGCCAGTTTTCTTTTCACCAACGCACCAAGACAACGCCTTGAGCAGGCGCTGCTCGAGCACAACCTGCAGCTAGAAAACTGGGTAGAGTGGGTAAGTCCATACATCTGTCTTACGGTAAACACGGGTGAGCACTTGGTACTGGTGGATACGGGCGCCGATGGTCTCGGTCCAGATACAGGGAGACTTCTTCAAAACCTGAAGACTGAGGGGATTGCACCGGAGGACATCGACACTGTTATCCTTACCCACGGACATCCAGACCACATCGGTGGGAACACTGATACCGAGGGCAAGCCGGTTTTTACAACTGCCCGTTACGTTATCTGGAGAGACGAGTGGGATTTCTGGATGTCGGAGCAGGCAGAACTTAAGCTTGACGAACACTCCAGAGAAGTTCTCCTGGGATACGCACGCAAGAACCTCCCCCCGATTCAAAGCCAGCTTAGTCTCGTTGACCACGAAACGGAAGTCTTACCCGGCATACAGGCCATTGCGGCACCAGGGCACACACCGGGGCATATGGTGCTTGCCATTTCCTCCGAAGGTGAACAATTACTGTGCGTGTCCGATACCGTGCTCCATCCAATCCATCTTGAGCAGCCAGACTGGTACGCTGCAGTTGATTTGGACCCGGGACAGGTTGAGGCTACCAGGCGTAGGGTATTGGCTAAGGCTGCGACTGAGAAAGCCCTGGTGCTTGCCTTTCACTTCCCATTCCCAGGTCTGGGTCACGTTTTCCAGAAGGGGAAGGAATGGCAGTGGCAACCGGTTGAAACGACGAGTTAA
- a CDS encoding GNAT family protein: MPKGEKVLLRPVKRSDISHFLKWFNDPEVIQYLNMYLPMTEMAEEKWIEDLATRGRAGTDAHFVIEAMDGDDNTPIGNIGLHGISTKDHGALFGIAIGEKDYWSKGYGTEATRLILNYGFQQLNLHRIRSAAFAFNERSIKLHMRVGFREEGRQREAMFKNGEFHDIVEFGILRDEWKGL; encoded by the coding sequence ATGCCAAAGGGTGAGAAGGTTCTGCTAAGACCGGTGAAGAGATCCGATATCAGTCACTTCCTGAAGTGGTTCAACGACCCGGAAGTGATCCAGTACCTCAATATGTACCTGCCAATGACCGAAATGGCCGAGGAGAAGTGGATCGAGGACCTGGCCACCAGGGGCAGAGCAGGCACCGATGCGCACTTCGTTATCGAGGCGATGGATGGTGACGACAACACACCCATTGGAAACATTGGATTACACGGCATCAGCACGAAGGACCATGGTGCCCTGTTTGGAATCGCCATCGGGGAGAAGGACTACTGGAGCAAGGGCTACGGCACCGAAGCCACCCGACTGATTCTCAATTACGGTTTCCAGCAATTGAACCTGCACCGGATACGGTCTGCCGCTTTCGCCTTCAACGAACGCAGCATCAAGTTGCACATGAGGGTGGGCTTTCGAGAAGAAGGCCGGCAAAGGGAAGCCATGTTCAAGAACGGCGAATTCCATGACATTGTCGAGTTCGGTATCCTGAGAGACGAGTGGAAGGGACTCTGA
- a CDS encoding HD domain-containing protein: MMEHAQLIERINAFLETYQADLSYCHGADHVRRVAKLGVKVGTQEGADCQIVETAALLHDIGNVPLGWSKLALGRDENDFLDFLALYVLPSTDHGELGALIAERFLERLGYSNEERQHVKRIISEHTKGTEQTTLESRIVSDADKLELLGATWIARAFQRTSAFDRRLGIESVPERFLSGKETLLNAFHTETAKKMATERYRFLVSFCEQFQRELHLET, encoded by the coding sequence ATGATGGAACATGCTCAACTCATCGAGAGGATCAATGCCTTCTTGGAGACATACCAGGCAGATCTGAGTTACTGTCATGGCGCCGATCATGTTCGACGCGTGGCGAAACTGGGCGTGAAGGTTGGGACGCAAGAAGGTGCTGACTGTCAGATCGTCGAAACCGCTGCCCTTCTCCATGACATCGGTAATGTACCGCTTGGATGGAGCAAACTCGCGTTAGGGAGAGATGAGAATGATTTTCTCGACTTTCTGGCGTTGTATGTGCTTCCCTCAACGGATCATGGGGAGTTAGGCGCGCTCATCGCAGAGCGATTTCTGGAACGCCTCGGCTATTCGAACGAGGAGAGACAGCACGTGAAGCGGATCATCAGCGAACATACCAAAGGGACGGAACAGACGACGCTTGAATCACGAATCGTCAGCGATGCTGATAAGCTGGAACTCCTTGGAGCCACGTGGATTGCCAGAGCCTTTCAACGGACGAGTGCATTTGATAGACGCCTGGGCATTGAATCGGTGCCAGAACGATTTCTGAGTGGAAAGGAGACGCTTCTGAACGCGTTCCACACCGAAACGGCGAAGAAGATGGCGACGGAACGATACAGGTTCTTGGTTTCCTTCTGTGAGCAATTCCAGCGCGAATTGCATCTTGAAACATAG